Proteins co-encoded in one Bacillus paramycoides genomic window:
- a CDS encoding OmpA family protein: protein MMKRPQKGSPRWMTTFTDLTMLLLTFFVLLVATSKQDAVKLSKMLEKFSDTEQVDAKVMENTIPDISHEKNDEKMISKKRMDELYKKLKAYVDNNGISQVNVYREDTGVSVVIVDNLIFDTGDANVKPEAKEIISQLVGFFQSVPNPIVVEGHTDSRPIHNDKFPSNWELSSARAANMIHHLIEVYNVDDKRLAAVGYADTKPVVPNDSPQNWEKNRRVVIYIKE, encoded by the coding sequence ATGATGAAACGACCGCAAAAGGGATCGCCTCGTTGGATGACGACTTTTACAGATTTAACGATGTTATTATTAACTTTCTTTGTATTACTAGTTGCTACTTCAAAGCAGGATGCAGTAAAATTGTCAAAGATGCTTGAAAAGTTTAGTGATACGGAGCAAGTAGATGCAAAAGTAATGGAAAATACAATACCAGATATTTCACATGAAAAAAATGATGAAAAAATGATCTCGAAAAAAAGAATGGATGAATTATATAAGAAGTTAAAAGCATATGTAGATAATAACGGTATTAGTCAAGTGAATGTATATCGAGAGGACACAGGGGTAAGTGTCGTTATAGTAGATAATTTAATATTCGATACGGGTGATGCGAACGTTAAACCGGAGGCGAAAGAGATAATAAGCCAATTAGTTGGATTTTTCCAATCGGTACCAAATCCCATTGTTGTAGAAGGACATACAGACAGTAGACCTATTCATAACGACAAATTCCCTTCAAACTGGGAATTATCTTCTGCACGAGCGGCAAATATGATTCATCACTTAATTGAAGTGTATAATGTGGATGATAAAAGGCTAGCTGCGGTAGGATATGCAGATACCAAGCCAGTAGTACCAAATGATTCACCGCAAAATTGGGAAAAAAACCGTCGCGTTGTCATTTATATAAAAGAATAG
- a CDS encoding response regulator, which translates to MAHKILVVDDAMFMRTMIKNLLKSNSEFEVIGEAENGVEAIQKYKELQPDIVTLDITMPEMDGLEALKEIIKIDSSAKVVICSAMGQQGMVLDAIKGGAKDFIVKPFQADRVIEALTKVANS; encoded by the coding sequence ATGGCACATAAAATTTTAGTTGTAGACGATGCGATGTTCATGCGAACGATGATTAAAAACTTATTAAAAAGTAATTCTGAATTTGAAGTAATTGGAGAAGCGGAAAATGGAGTAGAGGCAATTCAAAAGTATAAAGAACTTCAACCTGATATTGTTACATTAGATATTACTATGCCAGAAATGGACGGACTTGAAGCATTAAAAGAAATTATTAAAATTGATTCAAGTGCAAAAGTTGTTATTTGTTCTGCAATGGGACAACAAGGTATGGTATTAGATGCAATTAAGGGTGGGGCAAAAGACTTTATTGTAAAGCCATTCCAAGCAGATCGCGTAATCGAAGCTTTAACAAAAGTAGCAAACAGCTAA
- a CDS encoding flagellar motor protein MotP: protein MGDENQVFARPERKKRKFDISSPVGIIVGFAIVIAAIMLGGGGIKAFKNFLDVSSILIVIGGTTATIVVAYRFGEIKKYTKSIFTVLHRKEEDLEQLTDLFVDFSKKSKKNGLLSLEVDGEQVDNPFIQKGIRLMLSGYDEDELKEVLMKDVETEVYELRKGAVLLDKIGDFAPAWGMIGTLIGLIIMLQNLQDTSQIGTGMAVAMLTTLYGSVLANMIAIPLAEKVYRGIEDLYTEKKFVIEAISELYRGQIPSKLKLKLDTYVYETKIKKVKRAA from the coding sequence ATGGGAGACGAAAATCAAGTGTTTGCTAGACCAGAAAGAAAAAAAAGGAAGTTTGATATTTCTAGCCCAGTGGGCATAATAGTAGGTTTTGCTATTGTAATAGCAGCAATTATGCTTGGCGGCGGTGGAATAAAAGCTTTTAAAAACTTTTTAGATGTTTCATCTATTTTAATTGTTATAGGGGGAACAACAGCGACAATTGTTGTGGCATATCGATTTGGAGAAATAAAAAAATATACGAAAAGTATTTTTACTGTTTTACATAGAAAAGAAGAAGATTTAGAACAGTTAACGGATTTGTTTGTCGATTTTTCAAAAAAGTCTAAAAAAAACGGCCTGCTTTCTTTAGAAGTTGATGGAGAGCAAGTAGACAATCCTTTTATTCAAAAAGGAATTCGATTAATGTTAAGTGGTTACGATGAAGATGAATTAAAAGAAGTGTTAATGAAAGATGTTGAAACGGAAGTGTATGAATTAAGAAAAGGGGCAGTATTATTAGATAAAATTGGCGATTTCGCTCCAGCTTGGGGCATGATAGGGACTTTAATCGGTCTTATCATTATGCTTCAAAACTTACAAGACACATCGCAAATTGGTACAGGGATGGCAGTTGCGATGTTAACGACATTGTATGGGTCAGTACTTGCAAATATGATTGCAATCCCTCTTGCTGAAAAAGTGTATCGTGGTATTGAAGATTTATATACAGAGAAGAAGTTCGTTATTGAAGCAATTTCAGAATTGTATCGCGGACAAATTCCTTCTAAATTAAAGTTAAAACTAGATACATACGTATACGAAACAAAGATAAAAAAAGTAAAACGAGCAGCCTAA